The following proteins are encoded in a genomic region of Ctenopharyngodon idella isolate HZGC_01 chromosome 12, HZGC01, whole genome shotgun sequence:
- the LOC127523294 gene encoding kelch repeat and BTB domain-containing protein 13, translating into MVLVQSNLGTDRQDIGVMGPPSNLSQSRDRNEEGQGEESTGALRVWVEESVFTIDRAILGQNCEYFRALFRSGMKDSQLNEFHLQGGLKARGFLIAMAVSRGECPAIQDPDEIVEAAECAAFLQVDVLVQHLIDLLDTDNCILLYHTAAVYGLWRLFQSAAVFIRDAYTDLQDVIKALPEELICYVESLSPTSFVALATHSPSMKMLQDCYRTVFYLDEEPGTWKHLTDLPTDASTSMAGVAVLGNRLYIVGGVRGVSKQTVDLSFCYDTETNTWSVFDGPQQSRYNFTLVGHDGHLYAIGGEFDQKIMSSVEACDVSTGAWKFCKNAPRSVAAPASAVARRRIFVCFWKSPDTTDIYEYAPKNDEWTLVTTMVKPQSYGHSMVAHGDNLYVMRNGPCDDFLRCLMDCYNINTGQWTAMPGHYVNSRGALFTAMVRGNSAFTVNRNLTLEYVICGDKWKPRRQMTGFPKSGSLWTCLLRLPKNADTQQECDAEEALEMNANVECVEDLVEANHPLL; encoded by the coding sequence ATGGTTCTTGTACAGAGTAATCTGGGTACGGACAGGCAGGATATTGGTGTTATGGGGCCTCCTAGCAATTTGAGTCAGAGCAGGGACAGAAATGAGGAAGGACAAGGAGAAGAGTCCACAGGAGCTCTGAGAGTGTGGGTAGAAGAGAGCGTTTTCACCATAGACAGAGCCATCTTGGGGCAAAACTGTGAGTATTTCCGTGCTCTCTTCCGCTCTGGGATGAAGGACAGCCAGCTGAACGAGTTCCACCTGCAGGGAGGCCTGAAAGCGAGGGGTTTCCTCATCGCCATGGCGGTTTCCAGGGGTGAGTGCCCTGCTATACAAGACCCAGATGAGATTGTGGAGGCCGCAGAGTGTGCTGCTTTCCTCCAAGTGGATGTTCTAGTCCAGCACTTGATAGACCTTCTTGATACCGACAACTGCATTCTTTTGTACCACACGGCAGCGGTGTACGGCTTGTGGAGGTTGTTTCAGAGCGCTGCGGTGTTCATCCGCGATGCTTACACCGACCTGCAAGACGTTATCAAGGCACTCCCAGAGGAGCTGATCTGCTACGTGGAGTCTCTTTCACCAACATCGTTTGTCGCTCTAGCGACTCATTCTCCATCCATGAAGATGCTGCAGGACTGCTACAGGACGGTGTTTTACCTCGATGAGGAACCGGGTACTTGGAAACACCTGACTGATCTGCCAACAGACGCCAGCACCTCCATGGCCGGGGTGGCTGTCTTGGGGAACCGGTTGTATATCGTTGGAGGAGTACGGGGAGTTAGCAAACAAACTGTGGACTTAAGCTTCTGTTATGACACAGAAACCAACACTTGGAGTGTGTTTGATGGTCCTCAGCAGTCCAGGTATAACTTTACCCTGGTGGGTCATGACGGACACTTGTATGCCATCGGAGGTGAATTCGACCAAAAGATTATGTCCTCAGTAGAAGCATGTGATGTTTCCACAGGTGCATGGAAATTCTGTAAGAATGCGCCCCGTTCTGTGGCTGCGCCGGCTAGCGCTGTTGCCAGGCGTAggatatttgtgtgtttctggaagTCTCCGGATACAACGGACATTTATGAATATGCACCTAAAAACGACGAATGGACACTGGTCACCACTATGGTCAAGCCTCAGAGTTACGGACACAGCATGGTGGCTCATGGCGACAACCTGTATGTTATGAGGAACGGCCCATGTGATGACTTCCTGCGCTGCCTCATGGACTGCTACAACATCAATACGGGTCAATGGACGGCCATGCCAGGACACTACGTCAATAGCAGGGGTGCCCTTTTCACGGCTATGGTGAGGGGGAACTCTGCGTTCACCGTCAACCGCAATTTGACCCTGGAATATGTAATTTGTGGTGACAAGTGGAAGCCTCGCAGACAGATGACGGGTTTTCCAAAAAGTGGCTCGCTCTGGACCTGCTTACTCAGACTGCCCAAGAACGCAGATACACAGCAGGAATGTGATGCAGAGGAAGCATTGGAGATGAATGCCAATGTGGAATGTGTGGAAGATTTGGTAGAGGCTAATCATCCACTATTGTGA